One part of the Aricia agestis chromosome Z, ilAriAges1.1, whole genome shotgun sequence genome encodes these proteins:
- the LOC121739334 gene encoding zinc finger protein 37-like isoform X1, producing the protein MANVRNKVNTRKNDSTSNGRGKVGRPKKSLVDVINKNDKPIQVTKDTVTSSSNEKVQNNTQLGQKLSRRRTIGELNKLPKDPKIEVRLLKKGNTLKNGHIKHKNIHDLKLYNNILKSELLIKESTDASSTNKLNNNNKYITDHNKDENTTISLFTSGELFKNDLSNKRERRSERHKIKTILKEKRKKKPLNKDLFFQCDHCQRKLYSKSSLRRHIYLHLDFKTYTCKQCKKTFRKQLYLSAHIKRQHPNWAEHYMCTMCDKPFLLRENLKNHLLSHARLESMFKCIYCKEQYLDQEDLINHEKGHLVDGKYQCIICEMSFDCRNRLTLHYKTHLRVKDYICQHCGKEFIRINSMRRHVQICHAGVRIQCPICKKYLKGHLTEHIRTHEKARPHICPDCGQRFTQSTQLNVHRRSHTGARPYPCRICGRPFSHSNALMLHIRRHTGEKPFVCAMCPLSFSQLPHMKAHMRNIHGKINPYKCQNCKQFFKLKVDLEGHKKVCTSKTKKGLAANDDDAIKLEEIEVESVMTLSRMRFLLALLLTMIATKEKLKYLGFNKRLIDDLLVESLEAMGHKPCKDNTLTPLKRLKINIDILLNGTVPKEKMDNFRKENKSTEELLELLTNEKK; encoded by the exons ATGGCTAACGTAAGGAATAaagtaaacacacgtaaaaatgATTCAACATCAAATGGGAGGGGTAAGGTTGGTAGACCTAAGAAGTCGTTGGTTGATGTgattaataaaaatgataaaccCATACAGGTAACCAAAGATACGGTAACGAGTAGTTCAAATGAAAAAGTGCAAAATAACACACAGCTTGGACAGAAACTGAGCAGAAGGAGAACAATTGGAGAGCTGAATAAGCTGCCCAAAGACCCAAAAATAGAAGTAAGATTATTGAAAAAAGGAAACACACTAAAGAATGGCCACATAAAACATAAGAACATACATGACTTGAAATTATACAACAATATCTTGAAGAGCGAACTTTTGATAAAAGAAAGTACAGATGCAAGTTctacaaacaaattgaacaataacaataaatatatcaCCGATCATAATAAAGATGAAAATACCACAATTTCTCTATTCACTTCTGGTGAGTTGTTTAAAAACGATCTAAGTAATAAAAGAGAAAGAAGATCAGaaagacataaaataaaaactattttgaaGGAGAAGAGAAAAAAGAAACCGTTGAACAAGGATTTGTTTTTTCAGTGTGACCACTGCCAAAGAAAGTTATATAGCAAATCCTCTCTGAGGAGACACATTTATTTACACTTAGATTTTAAAACATACACCTGTAAGCAGTGCAAGAAAACTTTTCGCAAACAATTATATTTGTCAGCCCATATCAAAAGACAACATCCTAATTGGGCAGAACATTACATGTGTACAATGTGTGATAAACCGTTTCTACTCCGTGAAAATCTAAAAAATCACCTCTTGAGTCATGCAAGACTGGAGAGTAtgtttaaatgtatttattgcaAAGAACAATATTTAGACCAAGAGGACTTAATAAACCATGAAAAAGGTCACCTCGTTGATGGCAAATACCAATGCATTATCTGTGAAATGAGTTTTGACTGTCGAAACAGGCTGACCTTGCATTACAAGACTCATCTCAGAGTGAAGGATTATATATGTCAACATTGTGGTAAAGAGTTTATAAGAATAAATTCAATGAGAAGGCATGTTCAAATCTGTCATGCTGGTGTAAGAATCCAATGTCCAATAtgtaagaaatatttaaaaggaCATTTGACAGAGCATATACGTACGCATGAGAAGGCACGCCCACATATATGTCCAGATTGTGGTCAACGTTTTACGCAATCCACTCAGCTAAATGTCCATAGACGCTCGCATACTGGAGCTCGTCCATATCCCTGTAGAATATGTGGACGACCATTTTCTCATTCCAATGCACTAATGCTGCATATAAGGAGGCATACAGGTGAAAAACCATTTGTATGTGCAATGTGTCCTTTATCCTTTTCACAGCTTCCGCATATGAAAGCTCATATGAGGAACATCCATGGCAaaataaatccatacaaatgtcAAAACTGTAAGCAGTTCTTTAAGTTGAAGGTTGATCTGGAGGGCCATAAAAAGGTGTGCACATCGAAGACTAAAAAAGGTTTAGCTGCAAATGACGATGATGCAATTAAATTAGAAGAAATTGAAGTGGAATCTGTAATGACCTTGTCACGAATGAGGTTCTTGTTAGCACTACTTCTGACGATGATTGCTACGAAAGAAAAACTCAAATATTTAG GTTTTAACAAAAGGCTAATAGACGACCTTCTGGTGGAATCGTTAGAGGCTATGGGACATAAACCTTGTAAAGACAACACACTTACTCCTTTAAAACGTCTGAAAATCAACATAGACATATTATTGAATGGCACCGTCCCAAAAGAGAAAATGGATAATTtcagaaaagaaaataaaagcaCTGAAGAATTACTGGAGTTGCTTACAAATGAGAAGAAGTGA
- the LOC121739334 gene encoding zinc finger protein 37-like isoform X2 — MANVRNKVNTRKNDSTSNGRGKVGRPKKSLVDVINKNDKPIQVTKDTVTSSSNEKVQNNTQLGQKLSRRRTIGELNKLPKDPKIEVRLLKKGNTLKNGHIKHKNIHDLKLYNNILKSELLIKESTDASSTNKLNNNNKYITDHNKDENTTISLFTSGELFKNDLSNKRERRSERHKIKTILKEKRKKKPLNKDLFFQCDHCQRKLYSKSSLRRHIYLHLDFKTYTCKQCKKTFRKQLYLSAHIKRQHPNWAEHYMCTMCDKPFLLRENLKNHLLSHARLESMFKCIYCKEQYLDQEDLINHEKGHLVDGKYQCIICEMSFDCRNRLTLHYKTHLRVKDYICQHCGKEFIRINSMRRHVQICHAGVRIQCPICKKYLKGHLTEHIRTHEKARPHICPDCGQRFTQSTQLNVHRRSHTGARPYPCRICGRPFSHSNALMLHIRRHTGEKPFVCAMCPLSFSQLPHMKAHMRNIHGKINPYKCQNCKQFFKLKVDLEGHKKVCTSKTKKGLAANDDDAIKLEEIEVESVMTLSRMRFLLALLLTMIATKEKLKYLGVCQRDIMLPQF; from the exons ATGGCTAACGTAAGGAATAaagtaaacacacgtaaaaatgATTCAACATCAAATGGGAGGGGTAAGGTTGGTAGACCTAAGAAGTCGTTGGTTGATGTgattaataaaaatgataaaccCATACAGGTAACCAAAGATACGGTAACGAGTAGTTCAAATGAAAAAGTGCAAAATAACACACAGCTTGGACAGAAACTGAGCAGAAGGAGAACAATTGGAGAGCTGAATAAGCTGCCCAAAGACCCAAAAATAGAAGTAAGATTATTGAAAAAAGGAAACACACTAAAGAATGGCCACATAAAACATAAGAACATACATGACTTGAAATTATACAACAATATCTTGAAGAGCGAACTTTTGATAAAAGAAAGTACAGATGCAAGTTctacaaacaaattgaacaataacaataaatatatcaCCGATCATAATAAAGATGAAAATACCACAATTTCTCTATTCACTTCTGGTGAGTTGTTTAAAAACGATCTAAGTAATAAAAGAGAAAGAAGATCAGaaagacataaaataaaaactattttgaaGGAGAAGAGAAAAAAGAAACCGTTGAACAAGGATTTGTTTTTTCAGTGTGACCACTGCCAAAGAAAGTTATATAGCAAATCCTCTCTGAGGAGACACATTTATTTACACTTAGATTTTAAAACATACACCTGTAAGCAGTGCAAGAAAACTTTTCGCAAACAATTATATTTGTCAGCCCATATCAAAAGACAACATCCTAATTGGGCAGAACATTACATGTGTACAATGTGTGATAAACCGTTTCTACTCCGTGAAAATCTAAAAAATCACCTCTTGAGTCATGCAAGACTGGAGAGTAtgtttaaatgtatttattgcaAAGAACAATATTTAGACCAAGAGGACTTAATAAACCATGAAAAAGGTCACCTCGTTGATGGCAAATACCAATGCATTATCTGTGAAATGAGTTTTGACTGTCGAAACAGGCTGACCTTGCATTACAAGACTCATCTCAGAGTGAAGGATTATATATGTCAACATTGTGGTAAAGAGTTTATAAGAATAAATTCAATGAGAAGGCATGTTCAAATCTGTCATGCTGGTGTAAGAATCCAATGTCCAATAtgtaagaaatatttaaaaggaCATTTGACAGAGCATATACGTACGCATGAGAAGGCACGCCCACATATATGTCCAGATTGTGGTCAACGTTTTACGCAATCCACTCAGCTAAATGTCCATAGACGCTCGCATACTGGAGCTCGTCCATATCCCTGTAGAATATGTGGACGACCATTTTCTCATTCCAATGCACTAATGCTGCATATAAGGAGGCATACAGGTGAAAAACCATTTGTATGTGCAATGTGTCCTTTATCCTTTTCACAGCTTCCGCATATGAAAGCTCATATGAGGAACATCCATGGCAaaataaatccatacaaatgtcAAAACTGTAAGCAGTTCTTTAAGTTGAAGGTTGATCTGGAGGGCCATAAAAAGGTGTGCACATCGAAGACTAAAAAAGGTTTAGCTGCAAATGACGATGATGCAATTAAATTAGAAGAAATTGAAGTGGAATCTGTAATGACCTTGTCACGAATGAGGTTCTTGTTAGCACTACTTCTGACGATGATTGCTACGAAAGAAAAACTCAAATATTTAG GTGTTTGCCAGCGAGATATAATGTTACCTCA GTTTTAA